The stretch of DNA ACTGCGCCGCATCGAGCGGGACTTGCACGACGGGGCACAGGCGCGGCTGGTGGCGATGGGTATGGATCTGGGGACCGTGGAGGCACTGATCGAGCGGGACCCGGCGAAGGCCAAGGCGATGCTCGCGCAGGCCAGGCGGTCCTCGGCCGACGCCCTGACGGAGCTGCGGGACCTGGTGCGTGGTATCCATCCGCCGGTCCTCGCCGAGCGGGGGCTCGGCGACGCCGTGAAGGCGCTCGCGCTGCGGTTTCCACTGGAGTCCGAGGTGACGGTGGACCTGCCGGGGAGGGCGGAGGCGCCGGTGGAGTCGGCCGCGTACTTCGCGGTGAGCGAGCTGCTGGCCAACACGGCCAAACACTCGGGCGCCGACCGCGTCTGGGTGGACCTGGCCCACCGGGGCGGGGCGCTGCGGATCAACGTCACGGACAACGGCTCGGGCGGGGCCGCGGCGTCGGCGGGCTCGGGGCTGAGCGGGGTGGAGCGGCGGATCGGTACATTCGACGGCGTCCTGGCCGTCAGCAGCCCCGTGGGCGGCCCCACCATGGTGACCATGGAGATCCCTTGCGAGTTGTCCTAGCCGAAGATCTCTTTCTGCTCCGCGACGGCCTGGTACGGATGCTGGAGGCCTACGACTTCGAGATCGCGGCAGCGGTCGAGAGCGGACCCGAACTCACCCGCGCGCTGGCCGAGTTGAGACCCGACGTGGCGGTGGTGGACGTCCGGCTGCCACCGTCCCACACCGACGAGGGCCTTCAGTGCGCGCTCGCCGCCCGCCGCGCGCGTCCCGGGCTGCCCGTGCTGGTCCTCTCCCAGCACGTGGAGCAGCTCTACGCGCGTGAACTGCTCGCGGACGGCGACGGCGGGGTAGGTTATCTCCTCAAGGACCGGGTCTTCGAGGCCGAACAGTTCATCGACGCGGTGCGGCGGGTGGCCGGTGGCGGTACGGCGATGGATCCGCAGGTGATCTCCCAGTTGCTGTCGCGGCGCGCGGCGGACAAGCCACTGGGCGGCCTCACCCCGCGCGAGGCGGAGGTACTGGAGCTGATGGCGCAGGGCAGGTCGAACACGGCCATCGCGGGGGCGCTCGTGGTGACGGAGCGCGCCATCGCCAAGCACACGTCGAACATCTTCGCCAAGCTGGGCCTGCCGGTGTCGGACGACGACAACCGCAGGGTGCTGGCCGTGCTCGCCTATCTCGACCACGGACGGTAGTCCCTGCCATCCCCTGGCCACCCCGCGCACCTCTCCGAACTCGGCTTTCGAGGTGCCGTGCACGGGAGCCCACCGCTCCCGCCGCCCCGTGGTCGGCGGGCTCGCGCGTCGTGCCCCCCGAGCGCTTTCCGTACCGCCGTCCGGGTGCGGGCGCCGGGCATTCAGGTGACCATGTGCCCGATCGCTCGTTCTGCGATACGTGCAGTCACAGGATCTCGTCACCCGCCCCGAGCCCGATCCCGAGCCCGTCTCCGTCGATGTCGAGCAGGCGGAAGCCGCCCTCATCGAGCATTACCCGAGGTTGGTGCGGCTCGCCTACCTCGTCCTTCCGCCAGGTCCGGGCCGCGCCCGCCGCGTCCTGACGGCCCACGCGCTCACCCAGCGGGCCCTGCCCCGCGGCCGCGCCCAGACCGAGGGGCTGCTGCCCGCGCAGCGCGGCTCAGGGCAGAAGGGCCACGACGCGGGGTACGCGTACGTCAGGCTGCGGGTGGTGCGGAGCGCACTGGAAACCGGCAGGTCGAAGCGCGGGCGACTGCCGCACGCGCTGCCCCAGGTGTGGGGGCTGCGGCTCGCTCCTCGTTCCGGCGGCGCCGACGAACTCGCCCTGGAACACCGGCTCGCCGACCTCAGCGGCCCCGCCCGCGCCGCCTTCGCGCTGCGTGGACTCGAAGGGCTCGGCGACGAGGAGGCGCACGCGCTGCTCGACGCGGCCGGCGTCGACGACCCCGGCGGGGCGCTGGCGAGCGCGGAGCGGGTCACGGTGGCGCCGGGTGTGAACCCCGCCGCGCTGCTCGCCTCCCCCGAGTTCGACCCCTGCTCGCTCCAGGCCCGTCCCACCGATCTGCTCCGCCGCCGCCAGCACGGCAGGGCGGCGCTGGTCGCCACCGCGGCGCTGGTGGTCTGCGGGGCGCTCCTCGGGCTGCCTGGTGACAGTCCCGACGGCGCCGCCGCGCCGCCCTACGCCCGCAATCCGGCCCAGCAGGCGGCCCTCGACCCCGGTCGGCTGACCGTGGCGTCGGGCTCCGCGTGGCGGGAGTCGACCCGTACCGACTTCTCGGTGTGGCCCGCGCGGGGCGCGCTGGTGAAGGACAGGGAGTTGCTGCGCAGGGCGCTCGCGGTGTGGGCGCGCCCCGGCGGTGGCGTCCAGGTCTCCGCGACGCCCGGCACCCCCTCGGGCGCGCCCTCCGGCCCTGCGCAGTTGCTGTACGCGGGGAAGAGCGACCGGGCCAGGGTCGTGCTCTTCTACGACGGGCTGCGGGTCGTGCGGTACGCGGAGGCCCTCGACGACTCGGACGCCGTGGCGCTGGACCTGGCCAGGGTGGACGGCGCGGACGCGGCCTCCTCCAGCGCGCTGGTGGTGGACCGCACGGACGGCAACGTCCGTTATCTGACGGCGCCTTGGGTGCGGGGCGTGGCCGTACGCGATCTGCTGAAGCCCACCGAGGCGGCCTCGGTGCTGAAACGCTCCGGCGGGGTCACGGATCCGTTCGTCAGTCCTCCGCAGAAAGGGTCGTGCACCTCCTGGCGGGTGCTGGAGACGCGGACGGCGGAGGGAACCAGGCTCCTGAGCGACCTGGGCGAACTGATCCCCGCCCATCTCACCGGCGGGACCCCGACCGCGCCCAGGGAGGTGTCGACGCCCGCCGCCCGCGCCGCGTGGGCGCCCTCCGCGTGCACGCTGACCGCGGCCCGCGCGCACGGTGTGCGGTCGGTCAACTCCTGGTCGTACGCGAGTCAGCAGCTTCCCGAGGGCAACGGGGTGGGTGACTGGTC from Streptomyces tsukubensis encodes:
- a CDS encoding response regulator transcription factor — encoded protein: MRVVLAEDLFLLRDGLVRMLEAYDFEIAAAVESGPELTRALAELRPDVAVVDVRLPPSHTDEGLQCALAARRARPGLPVLVLSQHVEQLYARELLADGDGGVGYLLKDRVFEAEQFIDAVRRVAGGGTAMDPQVISQLLSRRAADKPLGGLTPREAEVLELMAQGRSNTAIAGALVVTERAIAKHTSNIFAKLGLPVSDDDNRRVLAVLAYLDHGR